Genomic DNA from Thermotoga petrophila RKU-1:
ACCACTTTCCCGTTCACCAGTTTCACGAGCCAGCCGTTTCGGTAGTCAAGGACGTAATCACCGCTTGAACCTTCCACGTAGCGCAAAGGACGGGAGAGTCCCAGACGAACAGAGGTCATGCTGCCGTACCTGAGGTAAATCACATCGGGATCGTCTTCATTTCTCCAGTAACAAAGGTAGGCGATTCCTTTCGAAGTTGGAACGAAATAGGTGCTTGAAACTCCTGTTCTGTACCTTTCCACAACTTTGAAGGAACGTAGATCCACTCCAACGAGCGTTCCCTGGGAAAACAACGAAATGTAAAAAACACCGTTGTGGTAAAGAAAGACCGTGGGATCCCCACCAAGAAGAATTTCTCTCTTTCTCTTTCCCGAAGGAGTGAGTTCAATGAACTTTCCCTCGAACATATCAGTAACGTAGAAATTCCCTTCGAGATACATGCCCCAGACGGGGTAGGAAAAACCTGTGAAACGCGCTGTTACTCTCTTTGAAAGCGCATCCACCGCGACGACTTCTCTTTTCAAAGAATCAACGAGGGTGATGACACCCTCGTTGATCGTTCCTCTCAAAGGATTCACATTGAGCTCTATCCTCTCTGTTTCGAGGATTCCTGCGAAAACACTTACGATCAGAGATACAAGTAGCGCTGCAGTTCCCAGTTTGTAACGTAGGTGCTGAATTCCTTCCAATCCTTTTCGGCAGCCTCCACAAGCTTTTCGAATATGTGTTCTCCCAGTGCATCTATTATAACATCGTCTTTCTTGAGTTCTTCGACAGCCTCTTTCAGTGATCCTGGAAGCGATTCTATGTTGAGTTCTTCTCTTCTCTCAGACGTCATGTGGTAAATGTTTTCTTCAACCGGCGCGGGAGGTTCGATCTTGTTGATGATACCGTCCAGACCTGCCGCAAGGATAGCTGCGAAGGCAAGATAGATGTTACAGGATGGATCGGGTGATCTGTACTCCAATCTTGTTGCTTTCCCCCTTGCCTTTGGAATTCTGATGAGGGCGCTTCTGTTTCCAACTGACCAGGAGATGTAAACAGGCGCTTCGTAACCGGGAACGAGTCTCTTGTAGCTATTTATCGTAGGATTCGTGACGGCCGCGAGGGCTTTGGCGTGCTTCAATATACCACCAACGAAGTATCTTAGTTCTTTAGAAAGCCCAAGAGGATCATCGGGATCGTAGAAGATATTTTTGTCCCCCCTGAAAAGACTCATGTGAACATGCATTCCCGATCCGTTCACACCGTGGAAAGGTTTGGGCATGAAAGTTGCATGATAACCGTGGAAGATTGCCATTGTTTTGATGACGAGTTTCACAGTCTGGGCATTGTCAGCGGTTCTCAGGAAAGTGTCGTACCTGAAGTCCACCTCGTGCTGGGAGGGAGCAACTTCGTGATGGGTTGCTTCAACAATAATCCCCATCTTTTCGAGGGCTATTGCGATATCCCTTCTGATCTCTTCAACTTTGCTGAGCGGCAGAAGATCAAAATAACCTCCATGATCGAGAAACTCAGGAACAGGTTCTCCTTTTTCGTTGATGGGAAGGATGAAAAATTCCATCTCGGGGCCCGCATACGGTGTGTAACCCAGTTGTTCTGCTTTTTCAATCATTCTTCTGAGTCTGTATCTGGGATCTCCCTCAAAAGGCTTACCATCAGGGGTGTAAACATCACAGATGACCCTTGCACTCTTTGCACCGTCGACCGTCCATGGAAGAACAGCGAAAGTATCGAGGACGGGTTTGAGGTACATATCAGACTCTTCGATTCTCACAAAACCCTCGATGGATGAACCGTCGAACATGATGCCGTCTTCCCAGGATTCGAGAAAAACATCCGGCGTTATCTCTAAATTCTTCAAGATTCCGTTGATGTCGGTGAATTGCAGCCTGATG
This window encodes:
- the glnA gene encoding type I glutamate--ammonia ligase, which produces MTIETIKRIIEEENVRFIRLQFTDINGILKNLEITPDVFLESWEDGIMFDGSSIEGFVRIEESDMYLKPVLDTFAVLPWTVDGAKSARVICDVYTPDGKPFEGDPRYRLRRMIEKAEQLGYTPYAGPEMEFFILPINEKGEPVPEFLDHGGYFDLLPLSKVEEIRRDIAIALEKMGIIVEATHHEVAPSQHEVDFRYDTFLRTADNAQTVKLVIKTMAIFHGYHATFMPKPFHGVNGSGMHVHMSLFRGDKNIFYDPDDPLGLSKELRYFVGGILKHAKALAAVTNPTINSYKRLVPGYEAPVYISWSVGNRSALIRIPKARGKATRLEYRSPDPSCNIYLAFAAILAAGLDGIINKIEPPAPVEENIYHMTSERREELNIESLPGSLKEAVEELKKDDVIIDALGEHIFEKLVEAAEKDWKEFSTYVTNWELQRYLYL